One Alkalicoccus halolimnae DNA segment encodes these proteins:
- a CDS encoding DnaD domain-containing protein, with protein MMKRDRIIDMMQDTPFTFPAALFRYYKNLELTDMQFLVLQHIHQLRQEGVRLPSPQQISERMTAPVQDCSRILRELMSARFIIINETSDSNKDIIVEEISLKPVFEKLYEYLAAEEMEDEDVKSKNKEGVLFEKFEVEFARPLTPMEMEMISMWFDEDGHDPELIEAALKEAVISSKLNFRYIDRILHDWKRNGVKTLDAAKQHGEKVRSHRSNSSAPASQAKPHPGYNWLEGGKS; from the coding sequence ATGATGAAAAGAGATCGAATTATCGACATGATGCAGGATACTCCTTTCACCTTTCCAGCAGCTTTGTTCCGATATTATAAAAATCTGGAATTGACAGATATGCAGTTTTTAGTCCTTCAGCATATTCACCAGCTTCGTCAGGAAGGCGTAAGGCTGCCATCTCCGCAGCAGATAAGTGAAAGAATGACAGCGCCTGTTCAGGATTGTTCCCGTATCCTAAGGGAATTGATGAGTGCGAGATTTATAATAATTAATGAAACGTCTGATTCCAATAAAGATATCATCGTAGAAGAAATTTCCTTAAAGCCTGTTTTTGAGAAACTGTATGAGTATCTTGCTGCAGAAGAAATGGAAGATGAGGATGTAAAATCAAAGAACAAAGAAGGAGTGCTTTTTGAAAAATTTGAAGTAGAATTTGCAAGACCGCTCACACCGATGGAAATGGAAATGATATCAATGTGGTTCGATGAGGATGGACACGATCCTGAGCTAATTGAAGCGGCTCTGAAAGAAGCTGTGATTTCTTCCAAACTTAATTTCCGTTATATTGACAGAATACTGCACGATTGGAAACGAAATGGAGTGAAAACACTTGACGCTGCCAAGCAGCATGGAGAAAAGGTAAGAAGCCACCGATCCAATTCTTCTGCACCTGCTTCTCAAGCAAAGCCACATCCCGGCTACAATTGGCTGGAAGGAGGGAAAAGCTGA
- the asnS gene encoding asparagine--tRNA ligase, which yields MKTTIRKIGNHVEETVTIGAWLANKRSSGKIAFLQLRDGTGFIQGVAVKAEIGEEKFKEAKELTQESSLYITGVVRADDRAPSGYELSVTDFSIIHEAKDYPITPKEHGTEFLMDHRHLWLRSKKQHAIMVIRNEIIRATYEFFNKEGFVKVDPPILTGSSAEGTTNLFHTKYFDEDAYLSQSGQLYMEAAAMALNKVFSFGPTFRAEKSKTRRHLIEFWMIEPEMAFMDHEDSLELQETYVSYVVQSVLKECSQELVSLERDTAQLEKIKAPFPRISYDDAVTFLQKEGYEFSWGEDFGAPHETAIAESFDKPVFITNYPKDIKAFYMKPHPEREDVVLCADLIAPEGYGEIIGGSQRIDDEELLRQRYDEHSLSVEAYQWYLDLRKYGSVPHSGFGLGLERTVAWIAGIEHVRETIPFPRLLNRLYP from the coding sequence TTGAAAACAACTATCAGGAAAATTGGTAATCATGTGGAAGAAACGGTAACGATCGGAGCGTGGCTTGCTAATAAACGATCGAGCGGTAAAATTGCGTTTCTGCAGCTGCGTGATGGTACGGGATTTATTCAGGGAGTTGCCGTGAAAGCTGAAATAGGCGAAGAAAAATTCAAAGAAGCAAAAGAGTTAACCCAGGAGAGCTCCCTTTATATTACCGGAGTAGTACGAGCAGACGACAGAGCCCCATCTGGATATGAGCTTTCTGTAACAGATTTTTCAATCATTCATGAAGCAAAAGATTATCCGATTACCCCGAAGGAACACGGGACGGAATTTTTAATGGATCACCGTCATTTATGGCTCCGATCAAAGAAACAGCATGCCATCATGGTGATACGCAACGAAATTATCCGTGCTACGTATGAATTTTTTAACAAGGAAGGCTTTGTTAAAGTAGATCCTCCAATTCTTACGGGAAGCTCTGCGGAAGGGACGACCAACCTTTTTCACACGAAATATTTCGATGAGGATGCCTACCTTTCCCAGAGTGGTCAGTTGTATATGGAAGCAGCAGCTATGGCATTAAACAAAGTATTTTCTTTTGGACCAACTTTCCGCGCTGAAAAATCCAAAACACGCCGCCACTTAATTGAATTTTGGATGATTGAACCGGAAATGGCGTTTATGGATCACGAAGACAGTCTGGAGCTGCAGGAAACGTATGTAAGCTATGTTGTGCAGTCGGTGTTAAAAGAATGCAGCCAGGAGCTGGTGTCTCTGGAACGGGATACGGCACAGCTTGAAAAAATTAAGGCTCCATTTCCTCGTATCTCCTACGATGATGCTGTGACATTTCTTCAGAAAGAAGGATATGAATTCTCCTGGGGAGAAGACTTTGGCGCTCCTCACGAAACGGCCATTGCAGAATCATTTGATAAACCTGTATTTATAACGAATTATCCAAAAGATATCAAAGCTTTTTATATGAAGCCGCATCCAGAAAGAGAAGACGTTGTTCTCTGTGCTGATTTAATTGCCCCGGAAGGCTACGGTGAAATTATCGGAGGCAGTCAGCGTATCGATGATGAAGAGTTATTAAGGCAGCGTTATGATGAGCATAGTTTGTCAGTGGAAGCTTATCAATGGTATCTCGATCTGAGAAAATACGGCTCTGTTCCTCACTCCGGGTTCGGCCTGGGTCTGGAAAGGACCGTGGCATGGATAGCTGGAATTGAACACGTTCGTGAAACTATACCATTTCCACGCCTGCTTAACCGTCTTTATCCTTAG
- a CDS encoding pyridoxal phosphate-dependent aminotransferase encodes MKFSSKVESITPSSTLAITAKAKELKEQGHDVIGLGAGEPDFNTPDYIIEAAYKSMKDGHTKYTPAAGLPALKQAICSKLQKDNSLEYSPEQIIVSTGAKHTLSSIFQTILEDGDEVIILTPYWVSYPEQVKISGGIPVFVEGKEENQFKVTKQQVEAAVTDKTKAIIINSPSNPTGMTYTKEELKELGDVCLDNNLLIVSDEIYEKLLYDNAEHVSIAQLSPQLKEQTLVVNGVSKSHSMTGWRIGYTAGRADIIKKMANLASHTTSNPAVMAQYGAIAAYTEDEGSVEKMRAAFEERLTKVFDRVNTIPGFTCQKPQGAFYLFPNVKEAVDKSPYKTTEDWVKALLEEAKVAVVPGDGFGAPDNIRLSYATSLEQFEEALDRIEAFVNKQ; translated from the coding sequence ATGAAATTTTCATCCAAAGTTGAATCCATTACACCTTCTTCAACACTGGCTATTACAGCGAAAGCGAAAGAACTAAAGGAGCAGGGGCATGACGTGATCGGACTTGGTGCAGGAGAGCCTGATTTTAATACTCCGGACTATATTATCGAAGCGGCTTACAAATCGATGAAGGATGGTCATACGAAATACACTCCTGCTGCGGGTCTTCCTGCGCTGAAGCAGGCAATATGCAGCAAGCTGCAAAAAGATAACAGCCTTGAGTATTCTCCTGAGCAGATAATTGTGTCGACTGGAGCGAAGCATACGCTCTCATCTATCTTTCAGACCATTCTCGAAGACGGGGATGAAGTCATTATTCTAACTCCATACTGGGTAAGCTATCCTGAACAAGTTAAAATTTCGGGCGGTATTCCTGTGTTCGTAGAAGGAAAAGAAGAAAATCAATTTAAAGTAACGAAACAGCAGGTGGAAGCCGCAGTTACAGATAAAACTAAAGCTATAATCATCAATTCTCCAAGTAACCCTACCGGAATGACATATACAAAAGAAGAGTTAAAGGAACTAGGGGACGTTTGCCTCGACAATAATTTATTGATCGTATCAGACGAAATTTATGAAAAGCTCCTTTATGACAATGCGGAACATGTATCGATTGCTCAGCTTTCTCCGCAGTTGAAAGAGCAGACTCTGGTAGTTAACGGGGTATCTAAATCGCATTCTATGACCGGATGGAGAATAGGCTATACAGCTGGAAGAGCAGATATAATAAAAAAAATGGCTAATCTAGCCAGTCATACAACATCTAATCCTGCTGTCATGGCACAGTATGGAGCTATAGCTGCATACACGGAAGACGAGGGATCTGTAGAAAAGATGCGCGCAGCATTTGAAGAAAGGCTGACAAAAGTATTTGACCGTGTGAATACTATTCCGGGCTTTACCTGTCAAAAACCTCAAGGAGCGTTCTACCTTTTTCCAAATGTTAAGGAAGCGGTTGATAAAAGCCCTTATAAAACGACAGAGGATTGGGTGAAAGCGCTTCTTGAAGAAGCGAAAGTGGCAGTAGTACCCGGAGATGGTTTTGGAGCTCCGGACAATATTCGTCTGAGTTATGCGACGAGTCTAGAACAATTTGAAGAAGCTCTTGACCGAATTGAAGCATTTGTTAATAAACAGTAA
- a CDS encoding YpoC family protein, which translates to MKVPFSYFPGPFYNEKDTISKVEAPWYETSHSNYFSEDIMGMAVTEDRQLLFDTFYKEWEKEGKPAGKKWLSRFLQLYHWMDGVHVTGTAEAVEYIQFHAAAPWNAGDRLQFIYEHPEHFSRKITLQQMIKEAKPKLRIHYKLKLSHNS; encoded by the coding sequence ATGAAAGTACCGTTTTCTTATTTCCCGGGGCCCTTTTATAATGAGAAAGATACTATTTCAAAGGTGGAAGCTCCCTGGTATGAAACTTCTCACTCCAATTATTTTTCCGAAGATATTATGGGAATGGCTGTAACAGAGGACAGACAGTTATTATTCGATACTTTTTATAAAGAGTGGGAAAAAGAAGGTAAACCAGCAGGGAAAAAGTGGCTCTCCAGGTTTTTACAGCTCTATCACTGGATGGATGGTGTTCACGTAACCGGTACTGCGGAAGCTGTGGAATATATACAGTTTCACGCCGCTGCCCCTTGGAATGCGGGTGACAGACTGCAGTTTATTTATGAACATCCCGAACATTTTTCCCGAAAAATCACTTTACAGCAGATGATAAAAGAAGCTAAGCCAAAACTGAGGATTCATTATAAATTAAAGCTTTCTCATAATTCCTGA
- the nth gene encoding endonuclease III, with protein MLTNAQIRTVLDSMEDMFPEAECELIHNNPFELTIAVLLSAQATDALVNKVTPNLFKKYRSPDDFVKVPLEELEQDIKSIGLYRSKAKNIQKLCASLLEQYNGEVPKEKEELVKLAGVGRKTANVVASVAFGEPAIAVDTHVERVSKRLGLCRWKDSVLEVERTLMKKIPREEWSDTHHRMIFFGRYHCKAQKPGCSDCPLLSLCREGKKRMRKQAG; from the coding sequence ATGCTTACTAATGCACAAATAAGAACAGTGCTTGATTCGATGGAAGATATGTTCCCGGAAGCAGAATGTGAACTGATTCATAATAACCCGTTTGAACTGACGATAGCTGTTTTACTATCAGCTCAGGCTACGGACGCCCTCGTCAACAAGGTTACGCCAAATCTATTTAAAAAATACCGCAGTCCTGATGATTTTGTGAAAGTACCGCTTGAAGAGCTGGAACAGGATATAAAATCGATTGGGCTGTACCGCAGTAAAGCTAAAAATATTCAAAAACTTTGTGCTTCGCTGCTGGAACAGTATAACGGGGAAGTCCCGAAAGAAAAAGAAGAGCTTGTAAAACTTGCAGGTGTCGGCAGAAAAACAGCAAATGTTGTAGCTTCTGTGGCATTTGGAGAGCCGGCTATTGCAGTTGATACACACGTGGAGCGGGTGAGCAAACGATTGGGGTTATGCCGCTGGAAAGACAGCGTCCTGGAAGTAGAAAGAACTTTGATGAAGAAAATTCCGAGAGAGGAATGGTCGGACACCCATCATCGAATGATATTCTTTGGAAGGTATCATTGCAAGGCCCAAAAGCCGGGCTGCTCTGACTGTCCACTCCTTTCCCTCTGCCGGGAAGGTAAAAAACGCATGAGAAAACAAGCAGGATGA